The following proteins come from a genomic window of Mycobacterium sp. DL:
- a CDS encoding 4-(cytidine 5'-diphospho)-2-C-methyl-D-erythritol kinase — MSARDGNTASEWVPTGSVNVRVPGKVNLYLEVGDQRDDGYHELTTVFHAVSLLDEVTVANADMLSLEVSGEGAESLPTDERNLAWQAAELLAEHVGRAPDVAISIEKTIPVAGGMAGGSADAAAVLVAMNALWELGVPRRDLHALGAQLGSDVPFALHGGTALGTGRGEELATVLARNTFHWVLAFSATGLSTPKVFGEIDRLRAAGDRNLPPRLESPEPVLAALASGDPAELAPLLGNDLQPAALSLDASLRRTLRAGVGAGALAAVVSGSGPTCAFLCPSAGAAVDVGTELAGAGVCRTVRVASGPVHGARVVPSPPPSP; from the coding sequence GTGTCCGCGCGTGACGGAAATACAGCATCTGAGTGGGTCCCCACCGGGTCGGTCAACGTCCGGGTGCCGGGCAAGGTCAACCTCTACCTGGAGGTGGGCGATCAACGCGACGACGGCTATCACGAGCTGACGACCGTCTTCCACGCCGTTTCGCTGCTCGACGAGGTGACGGTCGCCAACGCCGACATGTTGAGCTTGGAAGTCTCCGGTGAGGGCGCAGAATCGTTGCCGACCGATGAGCGCAATCTCGCGTGGCAGGCGGCGGAACTGTTGGCCGAACATGTCGGGCGGGCTCCGGACGTCGCGATCTCGATCGAGAAGACGATCCCGGTCGCCGGCGGGATGGCCGGTGGAAGCGCCGACGCGGCTGCGGTGCTGGTGGCGATGAATGCGCTGTGGGAACTCGGCGTCCCCCGGCGTGACCTGCACGCCCTCGGAGCTCAGCTGGGCAGTGACGTGCCGTTCGCGCTGCACGGCGGCACGGCGCTGGGCACCGGCCGCGGCGAGGAACTGGCAACAGTGCTGGCGCGCAACACTTTTCACTGGGTTCTGGCATTCTCCGCGACCGGGCTGTCCACCCCGAAGGTCTTCGGTGAGATCGACCGGTTGCGGGCCGCGGGTGACCGCAACCTGCCGCCCCGCCTCGAATCGCCCGAACCGGTGCTGGCCGCATTGGCCTCGGGGGATCCGGCCGAGTTGGCGCCGCTGCTCGGCAACGACCTGCAGCCCGCGGCGCTGAGCCTGGATGCGTCGCTGCGCCGCACGCTGCGTGCCGGAGTCGGCGCCGGCGCGCTGGCGGCTGTGGTGTCGGGCTCAGGGCCCACCTGCGCCTTTTTGTGCCCGTCCGCGGGTGCCGCGGTGGATGTGGGCACCGAACTCGCCGGAGCGGGCGTCTGTCGCACCGTGCGGGTGGCCAGCGGTCCGGTACACGGGGCGCGGGTCGTACCCAGTCCGCCACCGTCTCCGTGA
- a CDS encoding 4Fe-4S binding protein, whose protein sequence is MTEKLPARLADHPTVRAVRARPSATPGDINADWLRQVCLDAGADDVGFARVADPALASELPHVQAALPGAVSYISLVVKMNRDNVRSTARSVANQEFHRSGEIMNEAAHRITRVLQDTGYRVVNPSATFPMEMDRFPGRIWVVAHKPVAVAAGMGAMGIHRNVIHPRFGNFILLGTILVAAPITAYGEPLDYSPCLECKLCVAACPVGAIKKNGDFDFFACSTHNYREFMGGFTDWVQTVADSTDAADYRSRVTDSENASMWQSLSFKANYKAAYCLAVCPAGEEVIEPYLDDRKGFMDLVLKPLQEKVETLYVLADSEAEAFAKKRYPHKVTKVVDSGIGGR, encoded by the coding sequence ATGACGGAAAAGTTGCCGGCCCGGTTGGCTGACCACCCCACGGTGCGCGCGGTGCGGGCCCGGCCGTCGGCCACACCGGGCGACATCAACGCGGACTGGCTGCGGCAGGTGTGTCTGGACGCGGGTGCCGACGACGTCGGTTTCGCCCGCGTCGCCGATCCTGCCCTGGCCTCGGAGTTGCCTCACGTGCAAGCGGCCCTCCCGGGCGCGGTGAGCTACATCTCGCTGGTCGTCAAGATGAACCGCGACAATGTGCGCTCCACCGCCCGCAGCGTGGCCAACCAGGAATTCCACCGCAGCGGCGAGATCATGAACGAAGCAGCGCATCGCATCACCCGCGTGCTCCAGGACACCGGCTACCGCGTGGTGAATCCGTCGGCGACCTTTCCGATGGAGATGGATCGCTTTCCGGGCCGCATCTGGGTGGTGGCGCACAAACCGGTGGCGGTGGCCGCCGGGATGGGCGCAATGGGCATCCACCGCAACGTGATCCACCCGCGATTCGGCAACTTCATCCTGTTGGGGACCATCCTGGTGGCCGCGCCGATCACCGCCTACGGCGAACCGCTGGACTACTCGCCGTGCCTGGAATGCAAGCTGTGCGTGGCCGCCTGCCCCGTCGGCGCGATCAAGAAGAACGGCGACTTCGACTTCTTCGCCTGCTCGACCCACAACTACCGCGAGTTCATGGGCGGCTTCACCGACTGGGTGCAGACGGTCGCCGACAGCACTGACGCAGCCGACTACCGTTCTCGCGTCACCGATTCGGAGAATGCCTCGATGTGGCAGAGCCTGTCCTTCAAGGCGAACTACAAGGCCGCCTACTGTCTGGCTGTCTGCCCGGCGGGCGAGGAGGTCATCGAGCCCTACCTCGACGACCGCAAGGGCTTCATGGACCTCGTGCTCAAGCCGCTGCAGGAGAAAGTCGAAACTCTCTATGTGCTGGCGGATTCCGAGGCGGAGGCGTTCGCCAAGAAGCGATACCCCCACAAGGTGACCAAGGTGGTCGACAGCGGGATCGGCGGCCGCTAG
- a CDS encoding LpqN/LpqT family lipoprotein: MKVLPHAGAAVVILFAAGCATEAPDYQTVWSTPSTTTSAPPTPAAEAQVNIATFLEQAGVVGRPVAPDMLTDLTVSIPTPPEWTPYQGTNLGPGTRMIVKGDTYPTAMLMVFALDGDFDAREAVTHGDVDAEMSENFRELNSSATDFNSFPSSMIEGSYDLNGERMHSYNRIVIATGAPPANQRYLVQFTVTGYADQAADEAPDIEAIISGFTVEVP; the protein is encoded by the coding sequence GTGAAGGTCCTCCCCCACGCGGGCGCGGCCGTCGTGATCCTGTTCGCCGCGGGCTGTGCGACGGAGGCGCCCGACTACCAGACCGTGTGGTCGACGCCGAGCACGACGACGAGCGCACCACCGACACCCGCCGCGGAAGCGCAGGTGAACATCGCCACGTTCCTGGAACAGGCCGGCGTCGTCGGCCGACCCGTGGCCCCCGACATGCTGACCGACCTCACCGTGTCGATACCCACGCCACCCGAGTGGACGCCGTACCAGGGCACGAACCTGGGACCGGGCACCCGGATGATCGTCAAGGGCGACACCTACCCGACCGCGATGCTGATGGTGTTCGCCCTCGACGGAGACTTCGACGCCCGCGAGGCCGTCACCCACGGCGACGTCGACGCCGAGATGTCGGAGAACTTCCGCGAACTCAACTCGTCGGCAACGGATTTCAACAGCTTCCCGTCGTCGATGATCGAGGGCAGCTACGACCTCAACGGCGAGCGGATGCACAGCTACAACCGCATCGTCATCGCGACCGGTGCCCCGCCGGCCAATCAGCGCTATCTCGTCCAGTTCACCGTCACCGGCTACGCCGATCAGGCCGCCGACGAGGCGCCGGACATCGAGGCGATCATCAGCGGCTTCACCGTCGAAGTTCCCTGA
- the arsC gene encoding arsenate reductase (glutaredoxin) (This arsenate reductase requires both glutathione and glutaredoxin to convert arsenate to arsenite, after which the efflux transporter formed by ArsA and ArsB can extrude the arsenite from the cell, providing resistance.), with the protein MSERGATTIYHNPKCSTSRKTLELLRDNGVEPEIVLYLKTPPSRAELATLIADAGIDVRTAVRKREALYGELGLASASDDELLDAMAAHPILIERPFVVTPKGTRLARPLDNVREIL; encoded by the coding sequence ATGTCGGAGCGTGGCGCGACAACCATCTACCACAACCCGAAGTGCTCGACCTCGCGCAAGACACTGGAGTTGTTGCGCGACAACGGTGTTGAGCCCGAGATCGTGCTGTACCTCAAGACCCCGCCGTCGCGTGCGGAGTTGGCGACGTTGATCGCCGACGCCGGGATCGACGTGCGCACCGCGGTGCGCAAACGCGAAGCGCTCTACGGCGAACTCGGGCTGGCCTCGGCCTCCGACGACGAACTGCTCGACGCCATGGCGGCGCACCCGATCCTGATCGAGCGTCCGTTCGTGGTGACGCCCAAGGGCACCCGACTGGCCCGGCCGCTCGACAACGTCCGAGAGATCCTGTGA
- a CDS encoding ribose-phosphate diphosphokinase: MSHDWTDNRKNLMLFSGRAHPELAEQVAKELDVHVTAQSARDFANGEIFVRFDESVRGSDAFVLQSCPAPLNTWLMEQLLMIDALKRGSAKRITAILPFYPYARQDKKHRGREPISARLVADLLKTAGANRILTVDLHTDQIQGFFDGPVDHMRAQKLLTGYIAENYAGRDMVVVSPDSGRVRVAEKWADSLGGVPLAFIHKTRDPLVPNQVVSNRVVGDVRGKTCILTDDMIDTGGTIAGAVRLLEQDGATDVVIAATHGVLSDPARERLADSGACEVIVTNTLPIGEDKMFPQLTVLSIAPLLANTIRAVFENGSVTGLFDGSA, from the coding sequence GTGAGCCACGACTGGACCGACAATCGCAAGAACCTGATGCTGTTCTCGGGCCGAGCGCACCCTGAACTCGCCGAGCAGGTCGCCAAGGAACTCGACGTCCACGTGACCGCGCAGAGCGCACGTGACTTCGCCAACGGCGAGATCTTCGTCCGCTTCGACGAGTCGGTGCGCGGCAGCGACGCATTCGTCCTGCAGTCCTGCCCCGCACCGCTCAACACGTGGCTGATGGAACAGCTGCTGATGATCGACGCACTCAAGCGCGGCAGCGCCAAGCGGATCACCGCGATCCTGCCGTTCTACCCCTACGCCCGGCAGGACAAGAAGCACCGCGGCCGCGAGCCCATCTCGGCCCGACTGGTCGCCGATCTGCTCAAGACCGCGGGCGCGAACCGCATCCTGACCGTCGACCTGCACACCGATCAGATCCAGGGCTTCTTCGACGGACCCGTCGACCACATGCGGGCGCAGAAGCTCCTCACCGGCTACATCGCCGAGAACTACGCCGGCCGCGACATGGTGGTCGTCTCCCCCGACTCCGGCCGGGTGCGTGTCGCCGAGAAGTGGGCCGACTCGTTGGGCGGGGTTCCACTGGCCTTCATCCACAAGACCCGCGACCCGCTGGTGCCCAACCAGGTGGTGTCCAACCGCGTCGTCGGCGACGTCCGGGGCAAGACCTGCATCCTCACCGACGACATGATCGACACCGGCGGCACCATCGCCGGGGCCGTGCGGCTGCTGGAGCAGGACGGCGCGACCGATGTCGTCATCGCCGCCACCCACGGCGTGCTCTCCGACCCCGCCCGCGAGCGACTGGCCGACAGCGGGGCGTGTGAGGTCATCGTCACCAACACGCTGCCGATCGGCGAGGACAAGATGTTCCCGCAACTCACCGTGCTGTCGATCGCGCCGCTGCTGGCCAACACCATTCGCGCGGTGTTCGAGAACGGCTCGGTGACAGGGCTTTTTGACGGGTCCGCTTGA
- a CDS encoding ATP-binding cassette domain-containing protein, with translation MSSPPAIEAIELVKRYGRETAVDCVSFTVPPGTVLGLLGPNGAGKTTTVRMMTTLTEPTSGTARVAGYDVLDDPDQVRRHMGLTGQVATVDELLTGRENIRMIGGLYGIRRKDLQRLGDRLLHQFSLADAADRVVKSYSGGMRRRLDLAVSLLASPPVLFLDEPTTGLDPRSRSELWEVLRGLVAQGTTLLLTTQYLEEADQLADNIVVIDKGRIIAQGSPLELKQQAGRASLVVTVADAADLRPAQALLARTGAEVFIDTAARRLTASADGLDDMISVAGWLRDSGIGVDDIGLSRPSLDDVFLTLTGHRTDDSEEIGA, from the coding sequence ATGTCCTCTCCTCCGGCGATCGAAGCGATCGAACTGGTCAAGCGTTACGGCCGGGAGACGGCGGTCGATTGCGTCAGCTTCACGGTGCCGCCCGGCACGGTGTTGGGTCTGTTGGGCCCCAACGGCGCCGGGAAGACGACCACCGTCCGAATGATGACGACGCTGACCGAGCCCACCAGCGGCACCGCGCGCGTCGCCGGCTACGACGTGCTCGACGACCCAGACCAGGTGCGCCGCCACATGGGTCTGACCGGTCAGGTGGCCACCGTCGACGAACTGCTCACCGGTCGCGAGAACATCCGGATGATCGGTGGCCTGTACGGCATCCGCCGCAAAGACCTGCAACGCCTCGGAGACCGGCTGCTGCACCAGTTCTCGCTGGCCGACGCCGCCGATCGGGTGGTCAAGTCCTACTCCGGGGGGATGCGGCGTCGCCTGGATCTGGCGGTGAGCCTGCTGGCGTCACCGCCGGTGCTGTTCCTCGACGAGCCGACCACCGGGCTGGATCCACGCAGCCGCAGCGAGCTGTGGGAGGTCCTGCGGGGTCTGGTGGCTCAGGGCACCACACTGCTGCTGACCACCCAGTACCTCGAGGAGGCCGATCAGCTCGCCGACAACATCGTGGTGATCGACAAGGGACGCATCATCGCGCAGGGTTCGCCGCTGGAACTCAAGCAGCAGGCCGGCCGGGCGAGTCTGGTGGTCACTGTCGCAGACGCCGCCGATCTGCGGCCCGCCCAGGCGCTGTTGGCCAGGACCGGCGCCGAGGTGTTCATCGACACCGCGGCCCGTCGGCTGACCGCCTCGGCCGACGGCCTCGACGACATGATCAGTGTGGCCGGCTGGTTGCGCGACAGTGGCATCGGCGTCGACGACATCGGGCTGTCGCGGCCCAGTCTGGACGACGTGTTCCTGACGCTCACCGGACACCGCACCGACGACAGTGAGGAGATCGGCGCATGA
- the pth gene encoding aminoacyl-tRNA hydrolase produces MTEPSAADGQGPLLVVGLGNPGPNYAATRHNVGFMVAEVLADRIGEKFKLHKKSGADVATGRLAGRPVVLAMPRVYMNESGRHVGPLAKFYSVPPGDIVVIHDELDIDFGRIRLKRGGGEGGHNGVRSVASALGSKDFHRVRIGVGRPPGRQDPAAYVLQNFNAAERKDVPTICEQAADATELLIAQGLEPAQNIVHAWA; encoded by the coding sequence ATGACCGAGCCGTCCGCAGCCGACGGCCAGGGACCCCTCCTGGTCGTCGGCCTGGGCAACCCGGGACCGAACTATGCCGCAACGCGGCACAATGTCGGGTTCATGGTGGCGGAAGTGCTCGCCGACCGCATCGGCGAGAAGTTCAAGCTGCACAAGAAGTCCGGTGCTGACGTGGCCACCGGGCGGCTCGCGGGTCGTCCGGTGGTGCTCGCCATGCCGCGGGTGTACATGAACGAGTCCGGCAGGCATGTCGGTCCGCTGGCGAAGTTCTACTCGGTGCCGCCGGGCGACATCGTGGTGATCCACGATGAGCTCGACATCGACTTCGGCCGGATCCGGCTCAAGCGCGGCGGCGGCGAGGGCGGCCACAACGGTGTGCGGTCGGTCGCATCGGCATTGGGCTCCAAGGACTTTCACCGGGTACGGATCGGCGTCGGCCGGCCACCCGGGCGGCAGGATCCGGCGGCCTACGTGCTGCAGAACTTCAACGCGGCCGAACGCAAGGACGTCCCGACGATCTGCGAGCAGGCCGCCGATGCGACGGAGTTGCTGATCGCCCAGGGCCTGGAGCCCGCCCAGAACATCGTCCACGCCTGGGCCTAG
- a CDS encoding oxidoreductase, whose protein sequence is MSDWTAADLPSFAGRTVIVTGANSGLGLVTARELARVGAKTILAVRNLDKGNAAAADMAGDVEVRKLDLQDLASIRAFADDISASGATVDVLINNAGIMAVPYALTVDGFESQIGTNHLGHFALTNLLLPMITDRVVTVSSMMHLLGHISLKDLNWKARPYLAWPAYGQSKLANLLFTSELQRRLDTAGSPVQALAAHPGYSATNLQGQTGNRLGTRFWDAGNRLLATDADFGARQTLFAASQTVPGDSFIGPRFAMRGPTGQGWRSPLARDRDKARALWALSEELTGVEFPL, encoded by the coding sequence ATGAGCGACTGGACTGCCGCCGACCTGCCCTCTTTCGCCGGACGCACCGTCATCGTCACCGGCGCCAACTCAGGGCTGGGTCTGGTCACCGCCCGGGAGTTGGCCCGTGTCGGCGCCAAGACCATCCTGGCGGTACGCAACCTCGACAAGGGCAACGCCGCCGCGGCGGACATGGCCGGCGACGTAGAGGTCCGCAAACTCGACTTGCAGGACCTGGCATCGATCCGGGCGTTCGCCGACGACATCTCGGCCTCGGGGGCCACCGTCGACGTGTTGATCAACAACGCCGGCATCATGGCGGTGCCCTACGCGCTGACCGTCGACGGCTTCGAGAGCCAGATCGGTACCAACCACCTCGGGCATTTCGCGCTGACGAACCTGCTGCTGCCGATGATCACCGATCGGGTCGTCACGGTGTCGTCGATGATGCACCTGCTCGGCCACATCAGCCTCAAGGATCTCAACTGGAAGGCGCGGCCGTACCTCGCCTGGCCGGCCTACGGTCAGTCGAAGCTGGCCAACCTGCTGTTCACCAGTGAACTGCAGCGCAGGCTCGACACCGCTGGGTCGCCGGTGCAGGCACTCGCGGCACATCCCGGGTACTCGGCGACCAACCTGCAGGGCCAGACGGGCAACCGGTTGGGCACCCGGTTCTGGGACGCCGGCAACCGGTTGCTCGCGACCGACGCCGACTTCGGCGCCCGCCAAACCCTCTTCGCCGCGTCTCAGACGGTGCCGGGCGACAGCTTCATCGGCCCGCGATTCGCGATGCGTGGTCCCACCGGTCAGGGCTGGCGCAGTCCGCTGGCGCGTGACCGCGACAAAGCCCGGGCGCTGTGGGCACTGTCCGAGGAGCTCACCGGGGTCGAATTTCCGCTCTGA
- a CDS encoding 50S ribosomal protein L25/general stress protein Ctc, with protein MAKNAPNNLIAQVRTATGKGASRRARREGKVPAVLYGHGSDPQHLELDSRDFAAVLRNTGTNAVLTLDIEGTEQLALTRALEIHPIRRNIQHADLLVVRRGEKVTVDVNVLFEGDAAPGTLVNQETNTIEIEADVQSIPEQFLVSIEGAQAGTQITAADVELPEGVTLISDPELLVINVIVAPTEEDLEADGAGEETEAAADEETSDEDSSEDAESGSDSE; from the coding sequence ATGGCGAAGAACGCCCCCAACAATCTGATCGCGCAGGTCCGCACCGCGACCGGCAAGGGCGCCTCGCGTCGCGCCCGCCGCGAGGGCAAGGTCCCCGCGGTGCTCTACGGCCACGGCTCAGATCCCCAGCACCTCGAGCTCGATTCCCGCGACTTCGCCGCAGTGCTGCGCAACACGGGTACCAACGCCGTGCTGACGCTCGACATCGAGGGCACCGAGCAGCTCGCGCTGACCAGGGCCCTGGAGATCCACCCGATCCGCCGGAACATCCAGCATGCCGACCTGCTCGTGGTGCGGCGCGGCGAGAAGGTCACCGTCGACGTCAACGTCCTCTTCGAAGGTGACGCGGCCCCCGGCACGCTGGTCAATCAGGAGACCAACACCATCGAGATCGAGGCCGACGTCCAGTCGATCCCCGAACAGTTCCTCGTCTCGATCGAAGGCGCACAGGCCGGAACCCAGATCACCGCCGCCGACGTCGAGCTGCCCGAGGGCGTCACGCTGATCTCAGACCCCGAACTGCTGGTCATCAACGTGATCGTCGCGCCGACCGAAGAGGACCTCGAGGCCGACGGTGCCGGCGAGGAGACCGAGGCTGCCGCCGACGAGGAGACCTCCGACGAGGACAGCTCCGAGGACGCCGAATCCGGCTCCGACTCCGAATAA
- a CDS encoding ABC transporter permease — translation MTALDTPPTVTAQPVRTHPTNLAQQSWIMVKRNMIHTKRMPEMLSDVTAQPIMFVLLFAFVFGASITNTGGASYREFLLPGILAQTIVFSAFVVASGITADVEKGIIDRFRSLPISRSSVLIGRSIASVIHSSLGVVVMAVTGLLIGWRIRGSIAEAVLAFALLLLFGFGMIWFGILIGSVMRSVEAVNGVMFTALFPVTFLANTFVPTEPMPHWLRMIAEWNPVSSLAQAMRELWGNGGPAPAGAQLPLHHPVLSTILWSLALTAVFAPVALYAYRRRTSG, via the coding sequence ATGACCGCACTGGACACCCCGCCCACCGTCACGGCACAGCCCGTCCGCACGCATCCGACAAATCTTGCCCAGCAGTCGTGGATCATGGTCAAGCGCAACATGATCCACACCAAGCGGATGCCTGAGATGCTCAGCGACGTCACCGCGCAGCCGATCATGTTCGTGCTGCTGTTCGCGTTCGTCTTCGGCGCCTCGATCACCAACACCGGCGGGGCGTCCTACCGGGAGTTCCTGCTGCCGGGCATCCTGGCGCAGACCATCGTCTTCTCTGCGTTCGTGGTGGCGTCGGGAATCACCGCTGACGTGGAGAAAGGCATCATCGACCGGTTCCGGTCGCTGCCCATCTCCCGATCGTCGGTGCTGATCGGGCGCAGCATCGCCAGCGTGATCCACTCGTCGCTGGGTGTGGTGGTGATGGCGGTGACGGGTCTGTTGATCGGCTGGCGGATCCGGGGCAGCATCGCCGAAGCGGTGCTGGCGTTCGCGCTACTGCTGTTGTTCGGCTTCGGGATGATCTGGTTCGGCATCCTGATCGGTTCGGTGATGCGTTCGGTCGAGGCCGTCAACGGCGTCATGTTCACCGCGCTGTTCCCGGTGACGTTCCTGGCCAACACGTTTGTGCCGACCGAGCCGATGCCGCACTGGCTGCGCATGATCGCCGAATGGAACCCGGTCTCGTCGCTGGCGCAGGCCATGCGCGAGCTGTGGGGCAACGGCGGGCCCGCTCCCGCGGGTGCCCAACTGCCGCTTCATCATCCGGTGCTGTCGACGATTCTGTGGTCGCTGGCGTTGACGGCGGTGTTCGCGCCGGTCGCGTTGTACGCCTACCGGCGCCGCACGTCGGGCTGA
- a CDS encoding fatty acyl-AMP ligase, whose amino-acid sequence MSRFTEKMYRSAHTTGRGMVTGEPHEPVRHTWGEVHERARRIAGGLAAAGVGLGDAVGVLAGYPVEIAPTAQGLWMRGASLTMLHQPTPRTDLAMWAEDTMMVIGMIEAKVVIVSDPFLVAIPVLQEKGIAVLTVDELLAAEPIDPIEVGEDDLALMQLTSGSTGSPKAVQITHRNIYSNAEAMFIGAEYDVEKDVMVSWLPCFHDMGMVGFLTIPMYFGAELVKVTPMDFLRDTLLWAKLIDKYKGTMTAAPNFAYALFAKRLRRQAKPGEFDLSTLRFALSGAEPVEPADVEDLIDAGKPFGLRPEAILPAYGMAETTLAVSFSPCNAGLVVDEVDADLLAALRRAVPSSKGNTKRLATLGPLLTDLEARIIDDHGNIMPTRGVGVIELRGECLTPGYLTMGGFIPAQDEQGWYDTGDLGYLTDNGHVVVCGRVKDVIIMAGRNIYPTDIERAAGRVEGVRAGCAVAVRLDAGHSRETFAVAVESNAWEDPVEVRRIEHQVAHEVVAEVDVRPRNVVVLGPGSIPKTPSGKLRRSTSVSLVTG is encoded by the coding sequence GTGAGCAGATTCACCGAGAAGATGTACCGCAGTGCCCATACCACCGGTAGAGGCATGGTGACCGGCGAACCCCACGAGCCGGTCCGGCACACCTGGGGTGAGGTCCACGAGCGCGCGCGACGCATCGCCGGCGGGCTCGCAGCAGCCGGTGTCGGTCTCGGTGACGCCGTCGGCGTGCTCGCCGGTTACCCGGTGGAGATCGCCCCCACGGCCCAGGGCCTGTGGATGCGCGGCGCGAGCCTGACGATGCTGCACCAGCCGACCCCCCGCACCGATCTGGCCATGTGGGCCGAAGACACCATGATGGTGATCGGCATGATCGAGGCCAAGGTCGTGATCGTCTCCGATCCGTTCCTGGTCGCGATCCCCGTGCTGCAGGAAAAGGGCATCGCGGTGCTGACCGTGGACGAGCTGCTCGCGGCCGAGCCGATCGATCCCATCGAGGTGGGCGAAGACGATCTGGCGCTCATGCAGCTGACCAGTGGGTCGACTGGATCTCCCAAAGCGGTGCAGATCACCCACCGCAACATCTACTCCAACGCAGAGGCCATGTTCATCGGCGCCGAGTACGACGTCGAGAAGGACGTCATGGTGAGCTGGCTGCCCTGCTTCCACGACATGGGCATGGTCGGCTTCCTGACCATCCCGATGTATTTCGGCGCCGAGCTCGTCAAGGTCACGCCGATGGACTTCCTGCGCGACACGCTGCTGTGGGCCAAGCTCATCGACAAATACAAGGGCACCATGACCGCGGCGCCGAACTTCGCCTACGCGCTGTTCGCCAAGCGGCTGCGCCGGCAGGCCAAGCCTGGTGAGTTCGACCTGTCCACGCTGCGCTTCGCGCTGTCGGGGGCCGAGCCGGTCGAGCCGGCTGACGTCGAGGACCTCATCGACGCCGGCAAGCCGTTCGGCCTGCGGCCCGAGGCGATCCTGCCCGCCTACGGCATGGCCGAGACGACGCTGGCGGTGTCGTTCTCGCCGTGCAACGCCGGACTGGTCGTCGACGAGGTCGACGCCGATCTGCTGGCCGCGCTGCGTCGTGCGGTGCCCTCGAGCAAGGGCAACACCAAGCGGCTGGCCACTCTTGGCCCGCTGCTCACCGATCTCGAGGCCCGCATCATCGACGACCACGGCAACATCATGCCGACGCGTGGTGTCGGCGTCATCGAGTTGCGCGGCGAATGCCTGACGCCCGGATATCTGACCATGGGCGGTTTCATCCCCGCCCAGGACGAGCAGGGCTGGTATGACACCGGAGATCTCGGCTATCTGACCGACAACGGCCATGTCGTGGTCTGCGGACGTGTGAAGGACGTCATCATCATGGCGGGCCGCAACATCTACCCGACCGACATCGAACGTGCCGCGGGCCGTGTCGAAGGCGTGCGGGCCGGCTGCGCCGTCGCGGTGCGGCTGGATGCCGGGCACTCGCGTGAGACGTTCGCCGTCGCGGTCGAGTCCAACGCCTGGGAAGATCCGGTCGAGGTGCGACGGATCGAGCATCAGGTCGCCCACGAGGTGGTGGCCGAGGTCGACGTGCGCCCCCGCAACGTCGTCGTGCTCGGGCCGGGCAGCATCCCCAAGACGCCGTCGGGCAAGCTGCGTCGCTCGACGTCGGTCTCGCTCGTCACCGGATAA